From the genome of Candidatus Nitrosocosmicus oleophilus, one region includes:
- the larB gene encoding nickel pincer cofactor biosynthesis protein LarB — protein MDLRNILLDYYNNKKSLDEVIKSISLFSVEYIENDVAQIDINRDFRKSIPEIILASSKKSSELVIIINRILEKKGYVLVSKIKPLVVGKLEDYYGKKGLIVDRSRNGTSLLIYDSISSLPVSRGGKVGIICAGTSDVGIAEEARLATLAMGCTSYLAYDVGIAGIHRLLNSLKQMMSSDIDVIVAVAGMEGALPAVVTSLVSVPVIGVPCSVGYGYGDNGTGALASMLQTCSFGLSVVNIDNGIGGGIFASIIANKGR, from the coding sequence ATGGATCTAAGAAATATTCTATTAGACTATTACAATAACAAGAAAAGCCTTGATGAAGTGATCAAATCTATTTCACTTTTTTCTGTTGAATACATCGAGAATGATGTAGCTCAAATTGATATTAACCGCGATTTTAGAAAATCTATTCCAGAGATTATTCTGGCGTCAAGCAAAAAATCTAGCGAATTAGTGATCATTATTAATCGAATCCTCGAGAAGAAAGGCTATGTCCTTGTGAGTAAAATTAAGCCTTTGGTAGTAGGCAAGTTAGAAGATTATTATGGCAAAAAGGGTCTTATAGTAGACAGAAGCCGCAATGGAACTTCATTATTAATCTATGACTCGATATCTTCTCTTCCTGTAAGTAGAGGTGGTAAAGTGGGAATCATCTGTGCTGGGACTTCTGATGTGGGGATTGCTGAAGAGGCACGCTTGGCAACTTTGGCAATGGGTTGCACGTCTTATCTTGCTTATGATGTGGGAATAGCTGGGATTCACAGATTGCTCAATTCATTGAAGCAAATGATGTCAAGTGATATTGATGTGATAGTAGCAGTTGCCGGAATGGAGGGGGCACTTCCAGCTGTAGTAACCTCTTTGGTATCAGTTCCGGTAATAGGAGTGCCTTGTTCTGTTGGATATGGTTATGGGGATAATGGTACAGGTGCTTTGGCGTCTATGCTTCAGACCTGTTCATTTGGTCTTTCTGTTGTAAATATAGACAACGGAATAGGGGGAGGCATTTTTGCAAGTATAATCGCTAACAAGGGCCGGTAG